In a single window of the Terriglobus roseus genome:
- the zwf gene encoding glucose-6-phosphate dehydrogenase, whose translation MATTGIHISQDQVEANKGKESIPEPCVVVIFGASGDLTKRKLLPALYHLEQSNLLPKDFAVVGVARRDLSATFAPDMKDGILKGGGVDEKEEKLGKFMERVQYFATEFDNDEGFDRLKAFLADLDTKFGTKGNRLFYLAVAPEFFADITQRLGKHGMTGHEGGGWVRVIIEKPFGTDLESAKKLNDEVNSVLHEDQIFRIDHYLGKETVQNILVFRFGNGIFEPIWNRNYIDSVQITAAESIGIEGRGPFYEAAGALRDVLQNHVMEVLSFVAMEPPDSFGAEAVRFEKLKVWKAIEPIPVEDTARGQYGPGTIDGKQVVGYREEDRVSKESQTETFAAMKLKIENWRWAGVPFYIRAAKRLEKRVTEVVITFRQPPLHLFKNSAGQGAEHMEPNVLTLRIQPDDGISLKFGAKLPGPTTNVAQVEMDFSYADAFGKSSANGYERLLLDAMLGDGTLFAERQGVETTWALMTPILEAWKAQKKDFPNYDAGSWGPQEAHDLLARDGRAWKV comes from the coding sequence ATGGCAACAACCGGCATACATATCTCGCAGGATCAGGTCGAGGCAAACAAGGGCAAGGAGAGCATCCCTGAGCCATGCGTCGTCGTGATCTTCGGCGCGTCGGGCGATCTGACCAAGCGCAAGCTGCTGCCTGCGCTGTACCACCTGGAGCAGTCGAATCTGCTGCCGAAGGACTTCGCCGTTGTGGGCGTTGCTCGCCGCGATCTGTCAGCAACCTTTGCGCCGGACATGAAGGACGGCATCCTGAAGGGCGGCGGCGTCGACGAGAAGGAAGAGAAGCTCGGAAAGTTCATGGAACGCGTGCAATACTTCGCGACCGAGTTCGATAACGACGAGGGCTTCGACAGGCTCAAGGCGTTCCTGGCAGATCTCGACACCAAGTTCGGCACGAAGGGCAACCGCCTGTTCTACCTGGCTGTCGCGCCCGAATTCTTTGCAGACATCACGCAGCGCCTGGGTAAGCACGGTATGACGGGGCATGAGGGCGGCGGATGGGTCCGCGTCATCATCGAAAAGCCCTTCGGCACCGACCTTGAGAGTGCGAAGAAGCTGAATGACGAAGTCAACAGCGTTCTGCATGAGGATCAGATCTTCCGCATCGATCATTACCTCGGCAAAGAAACCGTGCAGAATATTCTTGTCTTCCGTTTCGGCAACGGCATTTTTGAGCCGATCTGGAACCGGAACTATATCGACAGCGTGCAGATCACGGCAGCCGAGAGCATCGGCATCGAAGGCCGCGGCCCGTTCTACGAGGCGGCTGGCGCCCTTCGTGACGTGTTGCAGAACCATGTAATGGAAGTACTGTCGTTCGTCGCGATGGAACCACCAGACAGCTTTGGCGCAGAGGCTGTGCGCTTCGAAAAGCTGAAGGTATGGAAGGCCATCGAGCCGATCCCGGTCGAAGACACGGCACGTGGTCAGTATGGTCCGGGCACCATCGACGGCAAGCAGGTTGTTGGATACCGTGAAGAAGATCGTGTCAGCAAGGAATCGCAGACGGAGACGTTTGCGGCGATGAAGCTGAAGATCGAGAACTGGCGCTGGGCCGGCGTCCCGTTCTACATCCGTGCAGCCAAGCGGCTTGAGAAGCGTGTGACCGAAGTTGTCATTACCTTCCGCCAGCCTCCGCTCCACCTGTTCAAGAACTCCGCTGGCCAGGGTGCAGAGCACATGGAGCCGAACGTGCTGACGCTGCGCATTCAGCCCGATGACGGCATCTCGTTGAAGTTCGGTGCAAAGCTGCCCGGACCGACGACGAACGTGGCACAGGTCGAGATGGACTTCTCGTACGCGGATGCGTTCGGCAAGTCCTCTGCAAACGGCTATGAGCGTTTGCTGCTCGACGCGATGCTTGGTGACGGCACGCTGTTCGCAGAGCGCCAGGGTGTAGAAACGACGTGGGCACTGATGACGCCGATCCTCGAAGCATGGAAGGCTCAGAAGAAGGACTTCCCGAACTACGACGCAGGTTCGTGGGGACCGCAGGAAGCTCATGACCTGCTGGCTCGTGACGGCCGCGCCTGGAAGGTCTAA
- the gnd gene encoding phosphogluconate dehydrogenase (NAD(+)-dependent, decarboxylating) produces the protein MQIGLIGLGKMGGNMAERLRLGGHKVVGFDFNADTTAKLTAAGSVGVNSLEDLVKNLESPRAIWIMVPEGKPVDDTIAKLKPLMQKGDIFIDGGNSNYKDSIKRHDALKAEGFEFVDVGTSGGVWGLKEGYSMMIGGDEDVVSKLTPIFETLAPSATTGWGRTGPSGAGHFVKMVHNGIEYGMMQAFAEGFAIMDAKKDLNLDNAKIAKIWQVGSVVRSWLLDLTAEALAHNPELTGIAPYVPDSGEGRWTVFEAIDLNVSAPVITESLIRRLRSREENNMTDRMLSVMRNAFGGHAIKKD, from the coding sequence ATGCAGATTGGTTTGATTGGCCTGGGAAAAATGGGCGGCAACATGGCGGAGCGTCTTCGCCTTGGCGGCCACAAGGTTGTCGGTTTTGATTTCAACGCGGACACTACAGCGAAGCTGACCGCGGCAGGATCGGTGGGCGTGAACTCGCTCGAGGATCTGGTGAAGAACCTCGAGTCGCCGCGCGCGATCTGGATCATGGTGCCTGAAGGCAAGCCAGTAGATGACACCATCGCCAAGCTGAAGCCCCTGATGCAGAAGGGCGACATCTTCATCGATGGCGGTAACTCGAACTACAAGGATTCCATCAAGCGCCACGATGCTTTGAAGGCCGAAGGCTTTGAGTTCGTGGACGTCGGCACCTCCGGCGGCGTGTGGGGCCTGAAAGAGGGCTACAGCATGATGATCGGCGGCGACGAGGATGTCGTCAGCAAGCTAACCCCCATCTTCGAAACGCTCGCACCGTCCGCCACCACTGGCTGGGGGCGCACGGGCCCGTCGGGCGCAGGCCACTTCGTCAAGATGGTTCACAACGGCATTGAGTACGGCATGATGCAGGCCTTCGCAGAGGGCTTCGCCATCATGGACGCGAAGAAGGATCTGAACCTGGACAATGCCAAGATCGCGAAGATCTGGCAGGTCGGTTCCGTGGTCCGTTCGTGGCTGCTGGACCTGACGGCTGAGGCTCTCGCGCACAACCCCGAGCTGACGGGCATCGCGCCTTACGTTCCTGATTCGGGCGAAGGCCGCTGGACGGTCTTCGAAGCGATTGACCTGAATGTCTCCGCACCGGTTATTACCGAGTCGCTGATTCGTCGTCTGCGCTCGCGTGAAGAGAACAACATGACGGACCGCATGCTGTCCGTGATGCGCAATGCCTTCGGCGGACACGCCATCAAGAAGGACTAA
- a CDS encoding HAD-IA family hydrolase yields MRIRTIYWDIGGVLLSNGFGHRQRAGFYAALGLNEDDKAEFEMRREDANWHWERGLIDADEFFRRTVFFKPRAFTRADVWSAVEHQQALLDGSAIEILWSLHGRRQVRQATLNNESRELNHYRLNRFSLRKYFQFFICSGYVHEMKPAADIYRIALEVGGDAPGEALFIDDKAENIHAANEAGFIGLQFSSPALLEEQLRAHGVEV; encoded by the coding sequence GTGAGGATTCGCACGATCTACTGGGACATCGGCGGTGTGCTGTTGAGCAACGGCTTCGGCCACCGGCAGCGCGCAGGTTTTTACGCGGCGCTTGGCCTCAACGAGGACGATAAGGCCGAGTTCGAGATGCGCCGCGAAGATGCCAACTGGCATTGGGAGCGCGGTCTGATCGACGCCGACGAGTTCTTCCGGCGTACGGTCTTTTTCAAGCCACGGGCATTTACGCGAGCCGATGTCTGGTCGGCGGTGGAGCACCAGCAGGCGCTTCTGGACGGCTCCGCGATCGAGATTCTCTGGTCACTTCACGGGCGCCGCCAAGTGCGGCAGGCAACACTGAATAACGAATCTCGCGAGCTGAATCACTACCGTTTGAATCGATTCAGTCTGAGAAAGTATTTCCAGTTCTTCATTTGTTCGGGATATGTGCACGAGATGAAGCCGGCTGCGGACATCTACCGCATAGCGCTCGAAGTCGGGGGCGATGCTCCCGGTGAGGCCCTCTTCATCGATGACAAAGCCGAGAACATCCACGCAGCAAACGAGGCAGGTTTCATCGGTCTGCAGTTTTCATCGCCCGCGCTGCTCGAAGAGCAACTGCGGGCACACGGCGTCGAAGTATAG
- the tkt gene encoding transketolase, translating into MTDLDKLSIDTLRLLAVDSIEKAANGHPGAPIALSPLAYLLYVKNMKHDPADPTWTDRDRFVLSNGHASMLQYGALHLSGYDLSLEDLKNFRQWHSKAPGHPEYGFTPGVEVTTGPLGQGLAMSVGMAIAEKHLAAIYNQPDMEIVNHHTYCIVGDGCLMEGVSHEACSLAGTLGLGKLIVFYDDNLISLDGPTELSYTENVDMRFNAYNWHVQYVDDGNDLNKLQQAINIAKAETGKPSLIRVRTIIGYGSPKAGTKHVHGEALGKEATRKTKEFYGFDPDVDFAEPQAALDNWAQAKTSGKQAHEAWTELFKKYEAAHPEMAKTFDRIIKQELPADYNKEIKPFSTEKAIATRTAGEVVLQALGKTLPEMMGGAADLTSSTKTIFKDSASFHVDPKGKNIFFGVREFGMCAAVNGMAAHGGFIPFGSTFFVFSDYARNAMRMAALMSTHSLFVFTHDSIGLGADGPTHQPVEHLMSLRAIPQLTDFRPADANETAVCYQLMVERKSASFMALSRQDLPVLDAEKYPVLTGPRKGAYVLVEQENADVIIVATGSEISLVLKTLPELEKAGIKARVISMPSFHLFDEQDEAYKLSIFPHGVPKVAVEAGATMGWWKYVGRDGSVVGLDHFGGSAPGPEVLAHFGFTPENIVKAAQAAIGK; encoded by the coding sequence ATGACCGATCTCGACAAGCTGTCCATAGACACCCTCCGCCTTCTCGCCGTTGACTCCATCGAGAAGGCCGCGAACGGCCATCCGGGCGCGCCCATCGCGTTGTCACCACTGGCCTATCTGCTGTACGTGAAGAACATGAAGCACGATCCGGCCGACCCGACTTGGACGGACCGCGACCGCTTCGTGTTGTCGAACGGCCACGCTTCCATGCTGCAGTACGGTGCTCTGCACCTGTCCGGTTATGACCTGTCGCTGGAAGATCTTAAGAACTTCCGCCAGTGGCACTCCAAGGCTCCGGGACACCCGGAATATGGCTTTACGCCCGGCGTTGAAGTCACCACCGGTCCGCTGGGCCAGGGCCTGGCGATGTCTGTCGGCATGGCGATCGCAGAGAAGCACCTGGCTGCGATCTACAACCAGCCCGACATGGAGATCGTCAACCACCACACCTACTGCATCGTGGGTGACGGCTGCCTGATGGAGGGCGTCTCGCACGAGGCCTGCTCGCTGGCCGGCACACTCGGCCTGGGCAAGCTGATCGTGTTCTATGACGACAATCTGATCTCGCTGGACGGCCCCACGGAGCTGAGCTACACCGAAAACGTCGACATGCGCTTCAATGCCTACAACTGGCATGTGCAGTATGTGGACGATGGCAACGACCTGAACAAGCTGCAGCAGGCGATCAACATTGCCAAGGCAGAGACGGGTAAGCCCTCGTTGATTCGCGTGCGCACCATCATCGGCTACGGTTCGCCGAAGGCGGGTACCAAGCACGTTCACGGCGAAGCTCTCGGCAAGGAAGCCACCCGCAAGACGAAGGAATTCTACGGCTTCGATCCGGACGTCGACTTCGCCGAGCCACAGGCTGCTCTGGACAACTGGGCTCAGGCGAAGACCTCCGGGAAGCAGGCGCACGAGGCCTGGACAGAGCTCTTCAAGAAGTACGAAGCGGCGCATCCGGAAATGGCGAAGACCTTCGACCGCATCATCAAGCAGGAACTGCCGGCTGATTACAACAAGGAGATCAAGCCCTTCTCAACCGAGAAGGCGATCGCCACGCGTACCGCGGGTGAAGTGGTCTTGCAGGCACTGGGCAAGACCCTGCCCGAGATGATGGGCGGTGCAGCCGATCTTACCTCGTCGACGAAGACCATTTTCAAGGACTCGGCTTCCTTCCACGTCGACCCGAAGGGCAAGAATATCTTCTTCGGTGTGCGTGAATTCGGCATGTGCGCTGCGGTCAACGGCATGGCTGCGCACGGCGGATTCATTCCGTTCGGCTCCACCTTCTTCGTTTTCAGCGACTATGCGCGTAACGCGATGCGTATGGCTGCGCTGATGAGCACGCACTCGCTGTTTGTCTTCACGCATGACTCCATCGGCCTGGGCGCTGACGGTCCGACGCACCAGCCGGTCGAGCACCTGATGAGCCTACGCGCCATTCCGCAGCTCACGGACTTCCGTCCAGCCGATGCGAATGAAACCGCAGTCTGCTACCAGCTGATGGTGGAGCGTAAGAGCGCATCATTCATGGCGCTTTCGCGGCAGGACCTGCCGGTCCTGGATGCGGAGAAGTATCCCGTGCTGACTGGACCGCGCAAGGGCGCGTATGTTCTCGTCGAGCAGGAGAATGCGGACGTCATCATCGTGGCGACGGGCTCCGAGATATCACTCGTACTGAAGACGCTGCCTGAGCTTGAGAAGGCCGGTATCAAGGCTCGCGTGATTTCGATGCCAAGCTTTCACCTCTTCGACGAACAGGACGAGGCGTACAAGCTCAGCATCTTCCCGCACGGCGTGCCGAAGGTTGCTGTTGAAGCTGGAGCGACGATGGGCTGGTGGAAGTACGTCGGTCGCGATGGATCGGTTGTCGGCCTGGATCACTTCGGTGGATCGGCACCGGGACCGGAAGTGCTTGCGCACTTCGGCTTCACGCCGGAAAACATCGTCAAGGCCGCACAGGCTGCGATCGGTAAGTAA
- a CDS encoding glycoside hydrolase family 15 protein: MNALTAAYRWLNDQGPAFGAPGLEARWTSSKKDAVCTAYAASSRVWYTISHGTLNEIYYPTIDRPQTRDMELIFTDGETFVHEEKRDFEFDFHYIDADALAVRVVASDLGGRYTVTKEFVCDPHHPVVLMHVKIEGEESVLSRLKCYALLAPHLNGGGAGNSARSIEVAGRRCILAWKENTSLAMGVDCGFTRSSCGYVGSSDGFQDLTSNMRMDWEFGQALDGNLAVMGEIDVARNREFTLAIAFGDGYHAALAGMMQSLSVPFELHMKRFVEQWHRAASPERLAAASHDSGRLMRISHNTILAHEDKTYSGAFIASASIPWGNAKGDDDLGGYHLVWTRDMIQSATALLACGRVDTARRALVYLACTQRPDGSFAQNFWIDGTPYWTGIQLDEVAFPIMLAWRLWKQDGLGNFDVFPFIEHAAAFLVHYAPITQQERWEEAAGYSPSTLATVISALVCAADVARAHHSPELANFLESYADWIEDHLDEWTTTNNGVLHPDIKRHYVRIQPPTAGESFYNPDLGDGRYNVANRQPGEKYNFAANEIIDGGFLELVRYGVRRADDPLIIDSLKVVDHILKIDTPYGACWRRYNHDGYGQQKDGEPFIHYGQGRAWPILTGERAHYELAAGGDYSQHIKAIERFSSFGGMLPEQVWDYADMPEQGLYFGRSAGSAQPLVWAHAEYIKLLRSAVDGRVFDRISVVEERYGVRREDRTFKSEIEFFQVNRPLTLLPAGKRIQVLDQARFRVVWTIDNWVTTHNTDARLIGYPGFSAELPIPQGATGTLELTLQWPTEDRWLGKNFQVRLSEV, translated from the coding sequence ATGAATGCATTGACCGCCGCCTATCGGTGGCTGAACGATCAGGGCCCAGCATTCGGCGCTCCCGGGCTCGAAGCCCGCTGGACGTCGAGCAAAAAAGACGCCGTATGTACTGCGTACGCTGCGTCCAGCCGCGTCTGGTACACCATCTCGCATGGCACGCTGAACGAGATTTATTACCCCACCATCGATCGTCCCCAGACGCGCGACATGGAGTTGATCTTCACGGATGGCGAGACCTTCGTCCATGAAGAGAAGCGCGACTTCGAGTTTGATTTCCATTACATCGACGCCGATGCGTTGGCGGTCCGTGTGGTCGCCAGCGATCTTGGCGGCCGATACACGGTCACCAAGGAATTCGTCTGCGATCCGCATCATCCCGTCGTGCTGATGCATGTCAAGATCGAGGGCGAAGAGTCTGTCCTGTCGCGCCTGAAATGCTACGCGCTGCTGGCACCGCATCTTAACGGCGGCGGCGCAGGGAACTCGGCTCGATCGATCGAGGTTGCGGGTCGCCGCTGCATCCTGGCGTGGAAAGAAAATACGTCCCTGGCGATGGGCGTTGACTGCGGCTTCACGCGCAGTTCGTGCGGCTATGTCGGATCGTCGGACGGCTTTCAGGATTTGACCAGCAACATGCGCATGGACTGGGAGTTCGGCCAGGCGCTGGATGGCAACCTTGCCGTGATGGGCGAGATTGATGTTGCTCGCAACCGGGAATTCACGCTCGCAATTGCCTTCGGCGACGGCTATCACGCGGCGCTTGCCGGCATGATGCAGTCGCTCTCCGTGCCGTTCGAACTGCACATGAAGCGGTTTGTGGAGCAGTGGCATCGTGCCGCATCGCCGGAGCGTCTGGCCGCGGCATCGCACGACAGCGGGCGCCTGATGCGCATCAGTCACAACACCATCCTGGCGCACGAAGACAAGACGTACTCCGGTGCATTTATCGCCTCGGCGTCCATCCCGTGGGGTAATGCCAAGGGCGACGATGATCTGGGCGGCTATCACCTGGTGTGGACGCGCGACATGATCCAGTCCGCGACGGCATTGCTGGCTTGCGGACGAGTCGATACCGCACGCCGCGCGCTTGTCTACCTGGCCTGCACACAGCGGCCGGACGGGTCGTTCGCACAGAACTTCTGGATCGACGGAACGCCTTACTGGACGGGCATTCAACTCGATGAAGTCGCGTTCCCCATCATGCTGGCGTGGCGACTCTGGAAGCAGGACGGCCTCGGCAACTTCGATGTCTTTCCCTTCATTGAACATGCCGCTGCGTTTCTGGTGCACTATGCGCCGATCACGCAACAGGAGCGTTGGGAAGAGGCCGCAGGCTACTCGCCGTCAACGCTTGCGACCGTTATCAGTGCGCTTGTCTGCGCGGCGGACGTGGCGCGCGCGCATCATTCGCCGGAGCTTGCCAACTTCCTGGAAAGCTACGCCGACTGGATCGAAGACCATCTGGACGAGTGGACGACGACAAACAATGGCGTGCTGCACCCGGACATCAAGCGCCACTATGTTCGCATTCAGCCGCCGACTGCCGGAGAGTCCTTTTACAACCCGGACCTGGGCGACGGGCGCTACAACGTCGCGAACCGCCAGCCGGGCGAGAAGTACAACTTTGCCGCAAACGAGATCATCGATGGCGGCTTTCTGGAGCTCGTGCGGTACGGCGTGCGACGGGCCGACGACCCGCTCATCATCGATTCACTGAAGGTTGTCGACCATATTCTGAAGATTGATACGCCCTACGGTGCCTGTTGGCGCCGCTACAACCATGATGGTTACGGCCAGCAGAAGGACGGCGAGCCGTTCATCCATTACGGCCAGGGCAGGGCATGGCCGATTCTGACGGGCGAACGCGCGCACTATGAGTTAGCGGCGGGCGGTGACTATTCCCAGCACATCAAGGCGATTGAGCGCTTCAGCTCCTTCGGCGGCATGCTGCCAGAGCAGGTGTGGGATTACGCCGATATGCCGGAGCAGGGCCTGTACTTCGGCCGCAGCGCCGGTTCCGCACAGCCGCTGGTGTGGGCGCATGCGGAGTACATCAAGCTGCTGCGTTCGGCGGTGGACGGCCGTGTTTTTGACCGCATCAGTGTCGTAGAAGAGCGCTACGGCGTGCGGCGCGAAGACCGCACTTTCAAGAGCGAGATTGAATTCTTCCAGGTGAACCGTCCGCTGACGCTTCTGCCCGCCGGCAAGCGCATCCAGGTGCTGGACCAGGCACGTTTCCGTGTGGTCTGGACCATCGATAACTGGGTGACCACGCACAATACGGACGCCAGACTCATAGGATATCCGGGATTTTCCGCGGAATTGCCGATTCCGCAGGGGGCAACAGGAACGCTGGAATTGACCCTGCAGTGGCCGACGGAAGACCGTTGGCTGGGGAAGAATTTCCAGGTGCGGCTGTCAGAGGTCTGA
- a CDS encoding superoxide dismutase, translating to MAFELPALPYAYDGLEPHIDEATMKLHHDKHHATYVTNLNGAVEKHTELGSKTAEELIKNLDAVPEDVRTIVRNNGGGHVNHTMFWEIMKPGGGGEPTGNIAEQIKADFGDFESFKKTFNETTAKQFGSGWGWLIFKGGKLTIVTTPNQDNPISTGSYPILGNDVWEHAYYLKYQNKRPEYLANWWNTVNWDEVNKRFATAKSY from the coding sequence GTGGCTTTTGAACTTCCCGCACTGCCCTACGCGTACGACGGCCTGGAGCCGCACATTGACGAAGCGACCATGAAGCTCCACCACGACAAGCATCATGCAACTTACGTGACCAATCTGAATGGCGCGGTTGAGAAGCACACGGAGCTTGGTTCCAAGACCGCGGAAGAGCTCATCAAGAATCTGGACGCCGTGCCGGAAGACGTTCGCACCATCGTTCGTAATAACGGCGGCGGTCACGTGAATCACACCATGTTCTGGGAGATCATGAAGCCGGGCGGTGGCGGCGAGCCGACGGGCAACATCGCAGAGCAGATCAAAGCTGACTTCGGCGACTTTGAGAGCTTTAAGAAGACCTTCAACGAGACCACTGCCAAGCAGTTCGGCTCCGGCTGGGGCTGGCTCATCTTCAAGGGCGGCAAGCTGACGATCGTCACCACGCCGAACCAGGACAACCCGATTTCGACCGGCAGCTACCCCATCCTCGGCAACGACGTCTGGGAGCACGCCTACTACCTGAAGTACCAGAACAAGCGCCCGGAGTACCTTGCCAACTGGTGGAACACCGTGAACTGGGACGAGGTCAACAAGCGCTTCGCGACGGCCAAGAGCTACTAA
- a CDS encoding GNAT family N-acetyltransferase: MPRLSAEQQGFLRNPFYSALLTRQGRMGERIGKVYRYRPEVLPFAAVEHDGEYVDAARLRRDTDTNFCGVIPSIDPATPDAVRATCLQMAWQPRSDFVVPAAKEGESELGAADAAAMLELTQVAFPGYFRSETYKLGRYVGLRVDGQLIAMAGHRTRMPGLREISGVCTRPGHTGHGYAQHLIQRLLIPTPRELPYLHVVSTNARAIQIYEKLGFVTTAEVPFLRIPQRS; the protein is encoded by the coding sequence ATGCCAAGACTTAGCGCCGAACAACAGGGATTCCTCAGGAACCCTTTCTACAGCGCGCTGCTGACGCGGCAGGGGCGCATGGGTGAGCGCATTGGCAAGGTGTATCGCTACCGGCCTGAGGTGTTGCCTTTTGCGGCCGTGGAGCATGACGGCGAATATGTGGACGCTGCCAGGCTGAGACGAGACACCGATACGAATTTCTGTGGAGTCATCCCGTCCATCGACCCGGCGACGCCCGACGCCGTTCGAGCGACCTGCCTGCAGATGGCATGGCAGCCGCGTTCGGATTTCGTAGTCCCCGCGGCGAAGGAAGGCGAAAGTGAACTGGGAGCTGCAGACGCGGCCGCGATGCTGGAACTGACGCAGGTCGCCTTCCCGGGCTATTTTCGCTCGGAGACCTACAAGCTTGGGCGCTACGTCGGTCTCCGTGTCGACGGACAGCTCATCGCCATGGCCGGCCACCGCACACGCATGCCCGGCCTGCGGGAGATCAGCGGCGTGTGCACGCGACCGGGCCACACGGGCCACGGCTATGCGCAACACCTGATCCAGCGGCTGCTCATTCCCACTCCACGCGAACTGCCCTATCTGCACGTCGTCAGCACAAATGCTCGCGCCATCCAGATCTACGAAAAGCTCGGCTTCGTCACAACCGCCGAGGTCCCGTTCCTCAGGATTCCGCAACGCAGCTAG
- the hemL gene encoding glutamate-1-semialdehyde 2,1-aminomutase, with protein MSFSLNRSRLLQQRAEALIPGGVDSPVRAFRSVGGDPPFVERAEGAYLFDADGNRYIDFFGSWGPMILGHAAPPVVAAVQAAAARGTSFGASTAAEANLAALVTQAVPTIEKLRFVSSGTEAVMSAIRLARAFTERNRILKFEGCYHGHSDALLVKAGSGVATLGIPGSAGIPVETTQFTTAIRYNDIAEVEKVFAKHPGEIACVILEPVVGNAGTILPQPGFLEALREICTREGTLLIFDEVMTGFRVALGGAQALYNITPDITTLGKIIGGGLPVGAFGGRAEIMNLLAPLGPVYQAGTLSGNPLAMAAGITTLQALLDGGDTFYNSLAEVTTRIAHGVLDEAKKAGVPLCMAGVGSMFTWFFQSGPVHNFEDASNSDTERFGRFHRGMLERGVWLPPSQYEAAFVSAVHGDGEIEATIAAAREVFATL; from the coding sequence ATGTCATTCTCGCTCAATCGCTCCCGTTTGCTGCAGCAGCGCGCTGAGGCCCTGATTCCCGGCGGCGTCGATTCGCCGGTGCGCGCCTTTCGCTCAGTTGGCGGTGATCCGCCGTTCGTAGAGCGTGCCGAGGGCGCGTATCTGTTCGACGCGGACGGGAATCGCTACATCGACTTCTTCGGCTCATGGGGGCCCATGATCCTTGGCCATGCCGCGCCTCCAGTCGTCGCAGCGGTGCAGGCCGCAGCGGCAAGAGGCACCAGCTTCGGCGCGTCTACGGCTGCCGAGGCCAATCTGGCCGCGCTGGTCACTCAGGCCGTGCCAACCATCGAGAAGCTGCGCTTCGTCTCCAGTGGCACCGAGGCTGTCATGAGCGCAATCCGCCTGGCCCGCGCGTTCACGGAGCGCAACCGGATCCTGAAGTTTGAGGGCTGCTATCACGGCCACTCCGACGCACTGCTGGTGAAGGCCGGCAGCGGCGTCGCGACCCTTGGCATCCCCGGCTCGGCAGGCATTCCGGTGGAGACCACCCAATTCACCACGGCGATCCGCTACAACGACATTGCGGAAGTAGAGAAGGTCTTTGCGAAGCATCCGGGAGAGATTGCCTGCGTCATCCTGGAGCCGGTCGTGGGCAATGCCGGTACCATCCTGCCGCAGCCAGGCTTCCTGGAAGCGCTGCGCGAGATCTGCACACGCGAAGGTACATTGCTGATCTTCGACGAGGTGATGACGGGCTTCCGCGTCGCCCTCGGCGGGGCGCAGGCGCTCTACAACATCACGCCGGACATCACGACGCTCGGCAAAATCATCGGCGGTGGCCTGCCGGTCGGGGCCTTTGGTGGACGCGCGGAGATCATGAACCTGTTGGCTCCGCTGGGCCCTGTCTATCAGGCCGGCACGCTCAGCGGCAATCCGCTCGCCATGGCTGCGGGTATTACCACGCTGCAGGCGCTGCTGGATGGCGGCGATACCTTCTACAATTCGCTCGCAGAGGTCACAACCCGCATCGCGCATGGTGTGCTGGACGAGGCGAAGAAAGCCGGCGTCCCGTTATGCATGGCCGGTGTTGGATCCATGTTCACCTGGTTCTTTCAGTCGGGGCCCGTCCACAACTTTGAGGACGCCTCCAACAGCGATACGGAAAGATTTGGCCGTTTTCATCGCGGCATGCTGGAGCGCGGCGTGTGGCTGCCGCCCTCGCAGTATGAAGCAGCGTTTGTCTCCGCGGTGCACGGCGATGGAGAGATTGAGGCGACGATCGCAGCCGCTCGCGAGGTCTTTGCGACGCTCTAG